The proteins below are encoded in one region of Leucoraja erinacea ecotype New England unplaced genomic scaffold, Leri_hhj_1 Leri_481S, whole genome shotgun sequence:
- the LOC129693924 gene encoding zinc finger protein ZFP2-like has translation MAGPNKEKRYECDVCGKAWRYPSELEAHRRVHTGERPFDCRECGKNFKTANDLKVHQRVHTGERPYGCSTCGRSFTQLSGLREHQLGHSSEWPFSCSDCGKGFKSSPVLKVHRRLHTGERPYTCTLCGKGFTHSKNLLVHQRSHTGERPYTCTQCGKGYTRSSSLLVHQRTHTGERPYICTQCGMGFTRSTHLLSHQRVHSGERPFGCSDCGKDFKDAQQLKIHRRVHTGEKPHGCSTCGKSFARSSGLCQHRRVHSGERPFTCSDCGKGFKSSAHLKVHRSLHTGERPYTCIDCGMGFTQSTRLLEHQRTHIDECP, from the coding sequence ATGGCGGGGcccaacaaggagaagcgttatgagtgtgatgtgtgtggcaaggcctggcggtACCCGAGCGAGCTGGAGGCCCACCGGCGGgttcacacgggagaacgcccctttgaCTGCAGAGAGTGTGGCAAGAACTTTAAGACGGCGAATGACCTGAAGGTCCACCAGcgagtgcacacgggcgagaggccctatggctgctccacctgtggcagGAGCTTTACCCagttgtcggggctgcgggagcaccagttGGGGCACAGCAGTGAGTGGCCTTtctcctgctccgactgcggcaaaggcttcaagtcttCGCCGGTACTGAAGGTGCAtaggcgcctgcacaccggggaaCGCCCTTACACCTGCACcctgtgcggcaagggcttcacccactccaaaAACCTGCTGGTCCACCAGCGCAGCCACACcggtgagcgcccctacacctgcacccagtgcggcaagggctacacccgctccagcagcctgctggtgcaccagcgcactcacaccggcgagcgcccctacatctGCACCCAGTGTGGCATGGGATTTACCCGCTCCACAcatctgctgtcccaccagcgggtgcactccGGTGAGCGGCCCTTTGGCTGCTCTGACTGCGGCAAGGACTTCAAGGATGCGCAACAGCTGAAGATCCACCGGcgagtgcacacgggcgagaagccccatggctgctccacctgcggcaagagctttgcccggtCATCGGGGCTATGccagcaccggcgggtgcacagcggtgagcggcccttcacctgttctgactgcggcaaaggcttcaagtcgtccgctcacctgaaggtgcacaggagcctgcacaccggggagcggccctacacctgcatcgACTGTGGCATGGGCTTTACCCAGTCCACCAGGCTGCtagagcaccagcgcacccacatcGACGAGTGCCCCtaa